One window of the Bacteroidales bacterium genome contains the following:
- a CDS encoding FtsW/RodA/SpoVE family cell cycle protein: METLFGRYFKGDKIIWLIVIFLSIISLLAIYSSTGSLAYRYQGGNTAYYFLKQFVFIAVGLSVVFLVHMVNSKVYAPVSKFLLLFSIPLLLFTLVFGASLNSAARWLAIPGLGVTIQTSDIAKMALVMYVANILSQRQKEIKDLKKAFFPIVAPVAVICLLILPANFSTALLLGLTCWLLMLIGRISLKHLFGFTGLAVVLLAGFIFIALQFKTINRVQTWKHRIENFMSGDGGDGNFQADQSKIAIATGGIIGKGPGNSTQRNFLPHPYSDFIFAIIVEEYGLIGGTIVLLMYLIILFRAGVIVKKANRTFPAFLAIGLALLLVLQAMVNMCVAVNLIPVTGQTLPLVSMGGTSLFFTSAAFGIILSISRTQGKSELFDGEEEVKDNS, encoded by the coding sequence ATGGAGACGTTATTCGGAAGGTATTTTAAGGGCGACAAGATAATTTGGTTGATAGTGATTTTTCTATCAATCATCTCACTTTTGGCTATTTATAGTTCAACGGGTTCGTTGGCCTATAGATATCAAGGGGGCAATACGGCCTACTACTTTCTAAAACAGTTTGTTTTTATTGCAGTTGGGCTTTCTGTTGTATTCCTTGTTCACATGGTGAATTCTAAGGTTTATGCGCCAGTATCAAAGTTTTTACTTCTGTTTTCAATTCCACTTCTGTTATTTACACTTGTATTTGGTGCAAGTTTAAACTCAGCAGCCCGATGGTTGGCCATTCCTGGGTTAGGTGTTACAATTCAAACCTCCGACATCGCAAAGATGGCACTTGTAATGTATGTTGCAAACATTCTATCGCAGCGTCAGAAAGAGATAAAAGATTTGAAAAAGGCATTTTTCCCAATAGTTGCGCCAGTTGCTGTTATCTGCCTATTAATTCTGCCAGCTAATTTCTCTACAGCATTGCTACTTGGCCTAACCTGTTGGTTATTGATGCTAATTGGTAGAATTAGTTTAAAGCACCTATTCGGATTTACGGGTCTTGCTGTAGTACTGCTTGCAGGATTTATTTTTATCGCTTTACAATTCAAAACAATTAACCGTGTTCAAACATGGAAGCACCGCATTGAAAACTTTATGAGCGGAGATGGTGGTGATGGCAACTTTCAAGCAGATCAATCAAAAATAGCAATTGCAACCGGTGGAATCATAGGTAAAGGGCCAGGGAATAGCACACAACGGAATTTTTTACCTCACCCATACTCCGATTTTATCTTTGCAATTATTGTTGAGGAGTACGGATTAATTGGAGGGACAATAGTCTTGCTAATGTACCTCATTATCCTTTTTAGAGCAGGGGTGATAGTCAAAAAGGCCAATCGAACGTTTCCGGCCTTTCTGGCAATTGGGCTGGCGTTACTGCTAGTCCTTCAGGCAATGGTGAATATGTGTGTAGCAGTAAATTTGATTCCTGTAACAGGACAAACATTGCCATTGGTTAGTATGGGGGGAACGTCCCTATTTTTTACAAGCGCAGCTTTTGGAATTATTTTAAGTATTAGCAGAACTCAAGGCAAATCTGAATTATTCGATGGAGAAGAAGAGGTTAAAGATAATAGTTAG
- a CDS encoding UDP-N-acetylmuramate--L-alanine ligase gives MNIKFDKVERVYFIGIGGIGMSALARYFAKQGKRVCGYDRIQTPLTLELESEGIDIHYEDDIVLIPRDFRNNVEGTLVVYTPAVPKDHSELEFFEIKRFTIVKRAEALGVIASARKTLAVAGTHGKTTTSTLLAHLLTTSKVGCDAFLGGISKNFSSNLVINPKGSDNLVVEADEFDRSFLSLFPELAIITSVDADHLDIYETHNDVLLAYEAFASQIKHGGTLIIKHGIGLIPLLSVSVKVYTYALRDKADYYLTSIEIKNGYYHFNLVTPNGTINDLKLGVPGLYNVENAVAASAAALQQGVTEDELRTGLSSFSGVVRRFDVKYRGNKAVYIDDYAHHPEELRAAITSVKEMFPKRKVTGIFQPHLFTRTRDFTKEFAQSLDLLDKVYLLDIYPAREEPIPGVTSNSIMNLMECPDKRIYSKEELLNQIKIDDIDVLVSMGAGDIDKLVPEIVKILTDREL, from the coding sequence ATGAACATCAAGTTTGACAAGGTCGAGAGGGTTTACTTCATTGGGATTGGAGGCATTGGGATGAGTGCGCTTGCTAGGTATTTTGCAAAGCAAGGGAAAAGGGTATGTGGCTATGATAGAATCCAAACACCATTAACGCTCGAACTTGAATCAGAAGGTATTGATATTCATTACGAGGATGATATTGTTCTTATTCCAAGAGATTTTAGGAATAATGTTGAGGGAACGCTTGTGGTATATACACCTGCAGTACCCAAGGATCACAGTGAACTTGAATTTTTTGAGATTAAGAGATTTACGATTGTAAAAAGGGCAGAAGCCCTAGGCGTAATTGCAAGTGCAAGGAAAACCCTTGCTGTTGCAGGCACACATGGTAAAACAACCACATCAACCCTGTTGGCACATCTTTTAACCACATCAAAGGTTGGGTGTGATGCATTTTTGGGCGGTATTTCAAAGAACTTTAGCAGCAACCTTGTAATCAACCCAAAAGGTTCTGACAACCTCGTTGTGGAGGCCGATGAATTCGATAGAAGTTTCCTAAGCCTTTTCCCCGAATTGGCAATTATCACATCAGTTGATGCTGATCATCTGGATATCTACGAAACCCATAATGATGTTCTTTTAGCATACGAAGCATTTGCCAGTCAGATAAAGCATGGTGGCACACTTATCATCAAGCATGGTATTGGACTAATCCCTTTGTTAAGCGTTAGTGTTAAGGTTTATACCTATGCTTTAAGAGATAAAGCGGATTATTACCTAACCAGTATCGAGATAAAGAATGGTTACTACCATTTTAATTTGGTTACCCCTAATGGAACAATCAACGATTTAAAGTTAGGAGTTCCTGGTCTATATAACGTTGAGAATGCAGTTGCTGCCTCAGCAGCAGCCCTACAACAAGGAGTTACAGAAGATGAATTGCGAACAGGACTCAGTAGTTTCAGCGGAGTCGTTCGACGATTTGATGTTAAATATCGTGGAAACAAAGCGGTTTATATTGATGATTATGCTCATCACCCAGAGGAATTAAGGGCTGCAATTACATCAGTAAAGGAGATGTTTCCGAAAAGAAAGGTTACAGGTATTTTTCAACCACATCTTTTCACCCGAACTCGCGATTTTACAAAGGAATTCGCTCAAAGCCTCGATTTACTAGATAAGGTTTATCTTCTTGACATTTATCCTGCAAGGGAAGAGCCTATTCCGGGTGTTACATCAAATTCAATAATGAACTTGATGGAATGTCCCGATAAGAGGATTTACAGCAAAGAGGAATTACTTAACCAAATAAAAATAGATGATATTGATGTATTAGTAAGCATGGGTGCTGGCGATATTGATAAGTTAGTACCAGAGATTGTTAAAATTTTAACCGATAGGGAACTGTGA
- the murD gene encoding UDP-N-acetylmuramoyl-L-alanine--D-glutamate ligase, translating to MKRIVILGGGESGAGAAVLAQKKGFEVFLSDFGAIKPQYKELLNKYQISWEESKHSEDLILNADEIIKSPGIPDKAPIIYKIREAGIPIISEIEFAGRYTKAKKVCITGSNGKTTTTSLIFHMMQKAGLNVGLAGNIGESFALQVAENEFDYYVIELSSFQLDNMYDFKADIAILLNITPDHLDRYDYKMQNYVESKFRITRNLAEDDCFIFCSDDEVTVEQLKRIVLRAQQLPFSLQTKINQSAWVENEHMYLNYDNSEFVISINDLSLKGKHNIYNSMAAGIAGQVLKIRKDIIRESLMDFQGVEHRLESVIKVRGVQYINDSKATNINSTWYALESMETQVVWIVGGIDKGNDYKSLYELVKAKVKAIVCLGIDNSKIHKAFEGMVPVIVDAHSATEAVQHSYKLSSPGDTVLLSPACASFDLFENYEDRGRKFKEAVREL from the coding sequence ATGAAGAGAATAGTTATTCTTGGAGGAGGCGAAAGTGGAGCAGGCGCAGCAGTGCTTGCTCAGAAAAAAGGCTTTGAAGTTTTTCTATCCGATTTCGGAGCGATTAAGCCTCAGTACAAGGAGTTGCTCAACAAATATCAAATTAGTTGGGAGGAGAGTAAGCACTCCGAAGATCTGATTCTCAATGCCGATGAGATAATTAAGAGTCCCGGAATACCAGATAAAGCCCCAATTATCTATAAGATTAGGGAGGCAGGAATTCCTATTATCTCTGAGATTGAATTTGCTGGTAGGTACACAAAAGCAAAAAAGGTTTGTATCACAGGGAGTAATGGCAAAACAACAACTACATCGCTTATTTTTCACATGATGCAGAAGGCTGGGCTAAACGTAGGTTTGGCAGGAAATATTGGTGAAAGTTTTGCCCTACAGGTTGCCGAGAATGAGTTCGATTACTATGTGATTGAGCTTAGCAGTTTTCAGCTCGATAACATGTATGATTTTAAGGCTGATATAGCCATTCTACTGAATATTACTCCCGATCATTTGGATCGGTACGATTATAAGATGCAGAACTATGTTGAGTCAAAGTTTAGGATTACGCGTAACCTAGCCGAAGATGATTGCTTTATCTTCTGCTCCGATGATGAAGTTACTGTTGAGCAGCTTAAACGTATAGTTCTTAGAGCACAGCAGCTACCTTTTTCCTTGCAGACTAAGATTAACCAATCTGCTTGGGTTGAAAACGAACACATGTACCTAAACTATGATAATAGCGAGTTTGTAATATCGATAAATGATTTATCATTAAAGGGTAAACATAACATCTATAACTCAATGGCAGCAGGTATTGCAGGTCAGGTTCTTAAAATCCGCAAGGATATTATCCGCGAGAGCCTCATGGATTTTCAAGGGGTTGAACATCGCCTAGAATCGGTAATCAAAGTGCGTGGTGTGCAGTACATCAACGACTCAAAGGCAACCAATATCAACTCAACTTGGTATGCTTTGGAGAGTATGGAAACACAGGTAGTTTGGATTGTTGGTGGTATTGATAAAGGGAATGATTACAAATCTCTTTACGAGCTTGTTAAAGCCAAAGTAAAAGCAATTGTATGCCTTGGTATCGATAACTCAAAGATTCATAAAGCATTCGAGGGAATGGTACCAGTTATTGTAGATGCACATTCGGCAACTGAGGCTGTACAGCATTCATACAAGTTATCAAGTCCTGGGGACACCGTATTGCTATCTCCTGCTTGCGCAAGTTTTGATCTATTCGAAAACTATGAGGATAGGGGGAGGAAATTTAAGGAGGCAGTTAGAGAGCTTTAA
- the murG gene encoding undecaprenyldiphospho-muramoylpentapeptide beta-N-acetylglucosaminyltransferase: MEKKRLKIIVSGGGTGGHIFPAISIANALRELQPDVDILFVGAEGRMEMEKVPNAGYKIVGLPVAGFQRSLSLKTFTFFIKLYRSMMKARKIIKDFKPDAVVGVGGYASGPVLKTAQKKGIPTLIQEQNSYAGVTNKLLAKKAKAICVAYEGMDRYFPADKIIMTGNPVRQDLVNLDSKKDEARKYFNIPEGQKVILVLGGSLGAKTLNKSLMGYMKEIGEQQDTILVWQTGKLYNSDIKQELSEFDAKNVRLYDFITRMDLAFSIADLIVSRAGAGTISELCLVGKPVILIPSPNVAEDHQTKNAQALERKNAAMMITDLDSPKELVPMAFELLGNKEKQLELSANIKLLALPHAAKVIAEKVLELASGM, encoded by the coding sequence ATGGAGAAGAAGAGGTTAAAGATAATAGTTAGCGGTGGTGGTACGGGAGGACATATTTTCCCAGCCATATCCATTGCGAATGCCCTTAGGGAACTTCAACCTGATGTTGATATCTTATTTGTTGGTGCAGAGGGAAGAATGGAAATGGAGAAAGTTCCCAACGCGGGTTACAAGATAGTTGGGTTGCCTGTTGCTGGTTTTCAGAGATCGCTATCGCTTAAAACCTTTACATTCTTCATTAAGCTCTATCGTAGCATGATGAAGGCTCGTAAAATAATTAAGGACTTTAAACCCGATGCAGTTGTTGGAGTTGGCGGTTATGCTAGTGGTCCAGTGCTTAAAACAGCTCAGAAGAAAGGTATTCCAACCCTGATACAGGAGCAAAACTCCTATGCTGGGGTAACAAATAAACTTTTGGCTAAAAAGGCCAAAGCCATTTGTGTTGCTTACGAAGGTATGGATAGATATTTCCCTGCCGATAAGATAATAATGACAGGGAATCCTGTTCGTCAGGATTTGGTCAACCTAGATAGCAAGAAGGATGAGGCTCGTAAGTACTTTAATATACCTGAAGGGCAGAAAGTGATACTTGTACTTGGTGGTAGTTTAGGTGCAAAAACCCTCAATAAAAGTTTGATGGGTTATATGAAGGAAATTGGTGAGCAACAGGATACAATACTTGTATGGCAAACAGGTAAACTCTACAACTCTGACATTAAACAGGAGTTAAGTGAGTTTGATGCTAAGAATGTAAGGCTATACGATTTTATTACCCGCATGGATCTTGCCTTTTCAATTGCCGATCTGATTGTATCAAGAGCAGGTGCAGGAACTATTTCGGAGTTATGCTTGGTAGGTAAACCAGTTATTCTGATACCATCGCCAAACGTAGCAGAGGATCATCAAACCAAGAATGCACAGGCATTGGAGAGAAAAAATGCAGCCATGATGATTACAGATCTAGATTCACCAAAGGAATTGGTTCCAATGGCATTTGAGTTGTTAGGAAACAAAGAGAAGCAATTAGAGCTTTCAGCGAATATTAAGTTGTTGGCTCTGCCTCATGCAGCTAAGGTAATTGCTGAAAAGGTGTTGGAGTTAGCGAGTGGAATGTAA
- a CDS encoding phospho-N-acetylmuramoyl-pentapeptide-transferase, protein MFYFLFQYLDMFGFPGAGVFQYISFRSAMAFITSLGISLLLGKRIIRYLQRKQIGEEIRDLGLEGQMQKKGTPTMGGIIILASTVIPILLFGDLMNIYVIIMMVTTIWLGFVGFTDDYIKVFKKNKEGLSGKLKILGQVSLGLFVGLAMYMSPNIVVRERVVHHNPSMGTEIVINKENTARKQVILGPKEKTTKTTIPFFKNNEFDYKSLVPFDGKLGLIVTWIVFIVAVIFMVTAISNGANLTDGMDGLATGVSAIIATTLGIFAYLGGNVIYAEYLNIMYIPATGELVVFMSAFIGAAVGFLWYNSYPAQVFMGDTGSLAIGGIIAVYAILIRKELLIPILCGIFIAENLSVVIQVAYFKRTKKKYGEGRRVFLMAPLHHHYQKKGYPEPKIVTRFWIVAILLAVITVVTLKIR, encoded by the coding sequence ATGTTTTATTTCCTATTTCAATACCTTGATATGTTTGGTTTCCCTGGAGCAGGGGTATTCCAGTATATCTCTTTTAGATCTGCAATGGCTTTTATCACTTCGTTAGGAATTTCGCTACTGCTTGGTAAAAGGATAATAAGATATCTTCAGAGAAAACAGATTGGTGAGGAGATTCGCGATCTTGGACTTGAGGGTCAGATGCAGAAGAAGGGTACTCCAACCATGGGTGGTATCATCATATTAGCATCAACAGTTATACCTATTCTCCTTTTTGGAGATTTAATGAATATCTATGTAATTATAATGATGGTTACCACAATCTGGCTAGGATTTGTTGGATTCACCGATGATTATATCAAGGTATTCAAAAAGAATAAAGAGGGATTATCGGGGAAATTAAAAATATTAGGTCAAGTATCATTAGGCCTTTTTGTTGGACTTGCAATGTACATGAGTCCTAACATTGTTGTTCGTGAAAGAGTTGTACATCACAACCCATCAATGGGAACCGAAATAGTGATCAATAAGGAGAACACTGCCAGAAAGCAGGTAATCCTTGGTCCAAAGGAGAAAACAACAAAAACAACAATCCCTTTCTTTAAGAATAACGAGTTTGATTATAAATCCCTTGTTCCTTTTGATGGTAAATTGGGATTAATAGTTACATGGATAGTGTTTATAGTAGCAGTAATCTTTATGGTTACAGCCATTTCCAATGGGGCAAATCTTACTGATGGAATGGATGGCTTGGCTACCGGGGTATCTGCCATAATTGCTACAACCCTTGGAATTTTTGCTTATCTCGGGGGTAATGTAATTTATGCAGAGTATTTAAACATTATGTATATCCCAGCCACCGGGGAACTTGTGGTTTTCATGAGCGCATTTATTGGTGCAGCAGTTGGATTTCTATGGTATAACAGCTATCCAGCCCAAGTATTCATGGGTGATACGGGTAGCCTTGCAATTGGAGGAATAATTGCAGTATATGCAATTTTAATTCGTAAAGAGCTTTTGATACCTATTCTTTGCGGAATTTTTATTGCAGAGAATCTATCGGTAGTTATTCAAGTAGCATATTTTAAACGAACTAAAAAGAAATATGGTGAGGGTCGGCGTGTCTTTCTGATGGCTCCATTGCATCATCATTACCAGAAAAAGGGATACCCTGAGCCTAAAATTGTAACACGATTTTGGATTGTGGCTATTTTACTGGCGGTGATCACGGTAGTTACTCTCAAAATTCGCTAA
- a CDS encoding UDP-N-acetylmuramoyl-L-alanyl-D-glutamate--2,6-diaminopimelate ligase, with protein sequence MKSIERIILKDDALEVIGLPDAMISDITFDSRQVKKDSCFVAIPGTKVDGHEYINKALELGASVIVCEVLPEKRVDGITYIRVKDSSEVLGKMASSFYDNPSDKIKLIGITGTNGKTTTVTLLYRLFNKLGFKSGLLSTVVNYIGDDVIPATHTTPDAIQLNKLLAQMVEAGCTHCFMEVSSHSVVQNRIAGLTFAGGLFSNITHDHLDFHKTFDEYIKAKKRFFDLLPSSAFALTNIDDRNGRVMVQNTTAKVNTYSLRSMANFKCKVIENHFDGMLLNLDSVEVWTRLVGGFNAYNILAIYAAARLLGVEKEAVLTELSSMTAVSGRFEHMKSPKEINVVVDYAHTPDALQNVIDTINEIRNPDKKLITVVGAGGNRDKTKRPVMAKVAVEGSSMVILTSDNPRFEEPEDILSDMKAGIEPSMVGKVLTIVDRKEAIRTAYMLANQGDIILVAGKGHENYQEIKGVKHHFDDKEIIQELFKSL encoded by the coding sequence ATGAAAAGTATAGAACGAATAATATTAAAAGATGATGCGCTTGAGGTAATTGGATTACCTGATGCAATGATAAGCGATATTACCTTCGATTCAAGGCAGGTTAAGAAGGACTCATGCTTTGTGGCTATACCCGGTACTAAGGTTGATGGGCATGAATATATCAATAAAGCCTTGGAGTTGGGAGCAAGCGTAATTGTTTGTGAGGTGTTGCCCGAAAAGAGGGTCGATGGGATTACATACATTCGAGTAAAGGATTCATCTGAGGTACTTGGAAAGATGGCCTCTTCTTTCTATGATAATCCTTCGGATAAAATTAAGCTCATTGGAATAACTGGAACTAACGGAAAGACTACAACTGTAACGTTATTATATAGATTATTCAATAAACTTGGATTCAAATCGGGCTTACTATCAACAGTTGTAAATTACATAGGTGATGATGTTATTCCTGCTACACATACAACCCCCGATGCCATTCAGCTCAATAAATTGTTGGCACAAATGGTTGAAGCAGGATGCACCCATTGCTTCATGGAGGTTAGCTCTCATTCAGTTGTGCAGAATCGAATTGCAGGATTAACTTTTGCTGGGGGATTATTCTCGAATATCACCCACGATCACCTTGATTTCCATAAAACCTTCGATGAGTATATCAAGGCTAAGAAACGATTCTTCGATTTACTTCCTTCATCCGCATTTGCTTTAACCAATATCGACGATAGAAATGGTCGAGTGATGGTTCAGAATACAACTGCAAAAGTAAATACCTACTCTTTGAGGAGTATGGCCAACTTCAAATGCAAGGTTATTGAGAATCATTTTGATGGAATGCTTCTAAATCTTGATTCTGTTGAGGTTTGGACAAGATTAGTAGGTGGCTTCAATGCATACAATATTTTGGCAATATATGCCGCAGCAAGATTACTTGGTGTAGAGAAAGAAGCGGTATTAACAGAGTTAAGTAGTATGACTGCGGTATCTGGGCGTTTTGAGCATATGAAATCGCCTAAGGAGATAAACGTTGTTGTTGACTATGCTCACACCCCCGATGCTCTTCAGAATGTAATTGATACTATAAATGAGATTAGAAATCCCGATAAAAAATTGATTACAGTAGTTGGAGCAGGAGGTAATCGCGATAAGACCAAAAGGCCTGTAATGGCTAAGGTAGCCGTTGAGGGAAGCAGTATGGTAATTCTAACATCGGATAATCCAAGGTTTGAGGAACCAGAGGATATTCTAAGCGATATGAAAGCGGGCATCGAACCATCAATGGTAGGTAAGGTGCTAACTATTGTTGATCGTAAAGAGGCAATTCGAACAGCCTACATGCTAGCAAATCAGGGTGATATAATTCTGGTAGCGGGAAAAGGGCACGAGAACTATCAGGAAATCAAAGGCGTTAAGCATCACTTTGATGATAAAGAGATAATTCAAGAACTATTTAAATCATTATAA
- a CDS encoding transpeptidase family protein, which yields MSIKKEILVRVALVYLIFVLLGFAIVAKILYIQFVEGSKWREMAKTITYKDITIEPNRGDICANDGRVLATSVPYFEIRMDLKATGLTNDVFFEKIDSLSICLSKFFGDKSSKSYRSELVNARKSARNRRFFPIGDRDIDYVELQKFKKFPLFRLGLNKGGFIPIQVNRRILPHQTLAARTIGNVNEGGVAVGIEGAFNPQLKGRTGISLLQRVPGNSWVDVNSPNQVDPEDGTDVITTLDVNLQDLAESALHKQLEKHGAGWGTVILMEVKTGEIKAIANLKRDEDGVYSEAYNYAIGESAEPGSTFKIASLIALLEDGYIKLDDMVNTGKGKMQIHDHLLTDSDEKGHGKINVKQVFELSSNIGVAKLVMKYYTGKEESFIDHLYKMKLNQPLNLEIQGEVAPYIKYPHDKYWSGLSLPMMSIGYEVKITPLQLLTFYNAIANDGTMVKPHLVKALLKHGQLVETFGGEVICSSICSGSTLKKVREILEGVVKEGTAQNLRNPRYMIAGKTGTAQIAKGKKGYKNKGMTSYQASFVGYFPANDPKYSCIVVVNSPSKSVYYGNVVAGPIFKEISDKVYATSSEWFPEVNTDADLTDMPQSKNGYKQHIEDVLDELDIPLKDKSKKSKWVSVIRTDEDVEIKDNNVIKNLVPNVTGMCIKDALFLLENAGLKVSVNGMGTVKSQSISPGTKAERGQRISIEMSTS from the coding sequence ATGTCGATTAAGAAGGAAATATTGGTTCGGGTGGCGTTGGTGTACTTAATATTTGTACTCCTTGGTTTTGCTATTGTTGCAAAGATCCTTTATATCCAGTTTGTTGAGGGTAGTAAATGGCGCGAGATGGCTAAAACCATTACTTATAAAGATATCACCATTGAACCAAATAGGGGCGATATATGTGCCAATGATGGAAGGGTTTTGGCAACATCGGTTCCTTACTTTGAAATCCGAATGGATTTAAAGGCCACGGGTTTAACCAACGATGTATTCTTTGAGAAGATTGACTCCCTATCAATTTGCCTTTCGAAGTTTTTTGGTGATAAGTCATCAAAATCGTATCGATCTGAACTGGTTAATGCACGTAAATCGGCACGAAATCGAAGATTTTTCCCAATTGGAGATAGAGATATTGACTACGTTGAGTTACAGAAATTCAAAAAATTTCCACTATTCCGTTTGGGTTTAAATAAGGGTGGATTTATACCAATTCAGGTCAACCGAAGGATTCTTCCGCATCAAACTTTAGCTGCACGAACTATAGGCAATGTGAACGAGGGTGGTGTTGCTGTGGGTATTGAGGGTGCATTCAACCCGCAGCTTAAGGGCAGAACAGGGATAAGCCTTCTGCAAAGAGTTCCAGGAAATTCATGGGTTGATGTGAATAGCCCAAATCAGGTTGATCCTGAGGATGGAACTGATGTTATTACAACATTGGATGTTAACCTACAGGATTTGGCTGAGAGTGCTCTTCATAAACAGCTCGAAAAGCATGGTGCTGGCTGGGGAACAGTAATTCTTATGGAGGTTAAAACTGGCGAGATAAAGGCCATTGCTAACCTAAAGCGCGATGAGGATGGTGTTTACTCTGAGGCTTATAACTACGCAATTGGGGAGAGCGCAGAACCTGGATCTACCTTTAAAATTGCATCGTTAATTGCTTTACTTGAGGATGGCTATATCAAACTCGATGATATGGTAAATACCGGAAAAGGTAAGATGCAAATTCACGATCATCTTTTAACTGATTCCGATGAGAAGGGGCATGGGAAAATCAATGTTAAGCAGGTATTTGAGTTATCATCAAATATTGGGGTTGCCAAACTTGTAATGAAGTACTATACAGGGAAAGAGGAGAGTTTTATCGACCATCTATATAAAATGAAGTTGAATCAACCGCTAAATCTTGAAATTCAGGGTGAGGTTGCTCCATATATCAAATATCCGCACGATAAATATTGGTCGGGTCTTTCGCTACCTATGATGAGCATTGGGTACGAGGTAAAAATAACCCCTTTGCAATTGCTCACCTTCTATAATGCTATTGCTAACGATGGAACAATGGTTAAACCCCATTTAGTAAAGGCATTGCTAAAGCATGGTCAACTGGTTGAAACTTTTGGTGGGGAGGTGATATGCTCCTCAATTTGTTCAGGTTCAACGTTGAAAAAAGTACGTGAGATACTTGAAGGGGTGGTAAAAGAGGGAACGGCCCAAAATCTTAGGAATCCAAGATACATGATAGCTGGGAAAACAGGTACTGCTCAGATTGCAAAAGGAAAAAAAGGGTATAAGAATAAAGGAATGACAAGCTATCAGGCATCATTTGTTGGATACTTCCCTGCCAACGATCCAAAGTATTCGTGTATTGTAGTTGTAAACTCTCCATCTAAGAGCGTTTACTACGGAAATGTTGTTGCAGGCCCAATATTTAAGGAGATATCGGATAAGGTGTATGCCACAAGTAGTGAGTGGTTCCCCGAGGTGAATACCGATGCCGATTTAACGGATATGCCCCAATCTAAGAATGGCTACAAGCAGCATATCGAGGATGTTTTAGATGAATTAGACATTCCATTAAAGGATAAATCGAAAAAATCCAAGTGGGTATCGGTAATAAGAACCGATGAGGATGTTGAGATAAAGGATAACAATGTAATTAAAAATCTTGTACCAAATGTAACCGGGATGTGCATTAAAGATGCTCTGTTCCTGCTTGAGAATGCAGGGCTAAAAGTATCGGTAAATGGGATGGGAACTGTTAAGAGCCAATCAATATCTCCAGGAACAAAGGCGGAAAGGGGTCAACGGATTTCAATTGAAATGAGCACGAGTTAA
- the rsmH gene encoding 16S rRNA (cytosine(1402)-N(4))-methyltransferase RsmH: MAYHIPVLLHESIEGLDIKPNGIYVDLTFGGGGHSSEILKHLNKGKLFAFDQDEEALKNTIDDKRFTLIRSNFRFFRNFLRYHNVKEVDGILADLGVSSHHFDSPERGFSFRFEGPLDMRMNQNQRLLAKQVVNTYSSEDLANVLTQYGELQGARRLANAICKSREEKQIETVEQLAELLKPMFPANAQNKMLAQVFQAIRIEVNQEMEVLKQMLTNATKALKKDGRLVVIAYHSLEDRLVKNYFRSGNFEGNLDKDFYGNVSSPYEQVNRKVIVPSDEENKINSRARSAKLRIGRKV; this comes from the coding sequence ATGGCCTACCATATACCAGTTCTGCTTCACGAAAGCATAGAGGGGCTTGATATTAAGCCAAATGGAATCTATGTAGACCTCACTTTTGGTGGGGGCGGTCATTCCAGCGAAATACTCAAACATCTTAATAAAGGCAAACTTTTCGCCTTCGATCAGGACGAGGAAGCGTTGAAAAATACAATCGACGATAAACGTTTCACCCTAATCCGCAGCAATTTCAGATTCTTCCGCAACTTTCTTCGCTATCACAATGTCAAGGAGGTTGATGGTATTCTGGCTGATTTGGGCGTTTCATCGCACCACTTCGATAGCCCTGAGCGTGGATTTTCGTTTAGGTTCGAAGGTCCACTTGATATGCGGATGAACCAGAACCAACGTTTATTGGCAAAACAGGTGGTGAATACCTATAGCTCCGAGGATTTAGCCAACGTTCTAACCCAGTATGGCGAGTTGCAAGGGGCAAGAAGATTGGCTAACGCTATTTGCAAATCGCGCGAAGAGAAACAGATTGAAACTGTAGAACAACTTGCTGAATTGCTAAAACCGATGTTTCCAGCAAATGCGCAGAACAAGATGCTTGCTCAGGTTTTTCAGGCAATTCGCATTGAGGTGAATCAGGAGATGGAGGTGCTAAAGCAGATGCTCACCAATGCTACAAAGGCTCTTAAAAAGGATGGACGGTTGGTGGTTATTGCCTACCATTCGCTTGAGGATAGGCTGGTGAAGAACTATTTCCGCTCAGGAAATTTTGAGGGAAATCTTGATAAAGATTTTTATGGAAATGTTTCATCTCCATACGAACAGGTTAATAGAAAGGTAATTGTTCCCTCTGATGAGGAGAATAAAATAAATAGTAGGGCACGTAGCGCAAAACTTAGAATTGGACGAAAGGTATGA